One stretch of Aythya fuligula isolate bAytFul2 chromosome 24, bAytFul2.pri, whole genome shotgun sequence DNA includes these proteins:
- the ATP5MC1 gene encoding ATP synthase F(0) complex subunit C1, mitochondrial isoform X2: MQTPVALLGSPALFRCCSRALARPVPVSVFSRPEAQTVQPAGVSYPQLSRREFQTSVVSRDIDTAAKFIGAGAATVGVAGSGAGIGTVFGSLIIGYARNPSLKQQLFSYAILGFALSEAMGLFCLMVAFLILFAM, encoded by the exons ATGCAGACCCCCGTGGCGCTCCTCGGCTCTCCGGCTCTG TTCCGGTGCTGTTCCAGGGCTCTGGCCAGGCCCGTTCCAGTGTCTGTTTTCAGCAGGCCTGAGGCTCAGACTGTACAG CCAGCCGGTGTTTCCTATCCACAGCTGTCCCGCCGTGAGTTCCAAACTAGTGTTGTCTCCAGGGATATTGACACTGCTGCTAAGTTCATTGGGGCAGGTGCTGCCACAGTTGGGGTGGCTGGTTCAGGAGCAGGTATTGGGACAGTGTTTGGCAGCTTGATCATTGGCTATGCCAG GAATCCATCTCTCAAGCAACAGCTTTTCTCCTACGCCATCCTGGGTTTTGCCCTGTCTGAGGCCATGGGTCTTTTCTGTTTGATGGTGGCATTCCTTATCCTCTTTGCTATGTGA
- the ATP5MC1 gene encoding ATP synthase F(0) complex subunit C1, mitochondrial isoform X1, producing MPRAARGDSQWAWRTRWDTARETTMQTPVALLGSPALFRCCSRALARPVPVSVFSRPEAQTVQPAGVSYPQLSRREFQTSVVSRDIDTAAKFIGAGAATVGVAGSGAGIGTVFGSLIIGYARNPSLKQQLFSYAILGFALSEAMGLFCLMVAFLILFAM from the exons ATGCCGCGCGCGGCGCGCGGCGACAGCCAATGGGCGTGGAGGACGCGCTGGGACACCGCAAG GGAAACCACCATGCAGACCCCCGTGGCGCTCCTCGGCTCTCCGGCTCTG TTCCGGTGCTGTTCCAGGGCTCTGGCCAGGCCCGTTCCAGTGTCTGTTTTCAGCAGGCCTGAGGCTCAGACTGTACAG CCAGCCGGTGTTTCCTATCCACAGCTGTCCCGCCGTGAGTTCCAAACTAGTGTTGTCTCCAGGGATATTGACACTGCTGCTAAGTTCATTGGGGCAGGTGCTGCCACAGTTGGGGTGGCTGGTTCAGGAGCAGGTATTGGGACAGTGTTTGGCAGCTTGATCATTGGCTATGCCAG GAATCCATCTCTCAAGCAACAGCTTTTCTCCTACGCCATCCTGGGTTTTGCCCTGTCTGAGGCCATGGGTCTTTTCTGTTTGATGGTGGCATTCCTTATCCTCTTTGCTATGTGA
- the UBE2Z gene encoding ubiquitin-conjugating enzyme E2 Z, producing the protein MAESPAAEEAAPAPAAVLAAGGGGGASAGPGGGAGSPGVFIPAELWAAAGFGAAPASAGVAPGSGGAPIAAAAAAAGAALLTHSAFWDPTVSGDWDSERPSPACLLRIKRDIMSIYKEPPPGMFVVPDPHDMTKIHALITGPFDTPYEGGFFLFLFRCPPDYPIHPPRVKLMTTGNNTVRFNPNFYRNGKVCLSILGTWTGPAWSPAQSISSVLISIQSLMTENPYHNEPGFEQERHPGDSKNYNECIRHETIRVAVCDMLEGKCPCPEPLRGVMEKSFMEYYDFYEGVCKERLYLQGQTMQDPFGEKRGHFDYQSLLVRLQGIRQKVQEKHQQANTEIDSESSSSETETDAQSCSKA; encoded by the exons ATGGCGGAGAGTCCGGCCGCCGAggaggcggccccggccccggccgcggtgctggcggcgggcggcggcggcggcgcctcggccggccccggcggcggcgcggggagcCCCGGTGTCTTCATCCCCGCCGAGCTGTGGGCGGCCGCGGGCTTCGGCGCCGCTCCGGCCAGCGCCGGCGTCGCCCCGGGGAGCGGCGGAGCCCCCATCGCCGCCGCGGCCGCAGCCGCGGGCGCCGCGCTCCTCACGCACTCCGCCTTCTGGGACCCCACGGTCAGCGGCGACTGGGACAGCGAGCGGCCCAGCCCGGCCTGCCTCCTGCGGATCAAACG GGATATCATGTCCATTTACAAGGAACCACCCCCAGGAATGTTTGTTGTGCCTGATCCCCATGACATGACCAAG attcATGCATTGATCACAGGCCCATTTGACACGCCTTATGAAGGGGGTTTCTTCTTGTTCCTGTTTCGCTGTCCTCCAGATTATCCTATCCACCCACCAAGGGTCAAACTGATGACAACAGGAAATAACACAGTGAGGTTTAACCCCAACTTCTACCGCAATGGGAAAGTCTGCCTGAGTATTCTAGG CACTTGGACCGGGCCCGCATGGAGCCCAGCACAGAGTATCTCTTCGGTCCTCATCTCCATCCAATCTCTGATGACTGAGAACCCCTATCACAATGAACCCGGCTTTGAGCAG GAGAGGCACCCCGGGGACAGCAAGAACTATAATGAGTGTATTCGGCATGAGACCATCCGAGTAGCAGTGTGTGACATGCTGGAAGGAAAGTGTCCCTGTCCTGAGCCACTACG GGGTGTAATGGAGAAATCCTTCATGGAATACTACGACTTCTATGAAGGGGTGTGCAAAGAGAGACTTTATCTCCAAGGTCAGACAATGCAG GATCCTTTTGGTGAAAAACGAGGCCACTTTGACTATCAATCCCTATTAGTCCGTTTGCAAGGAATTCGGCAGAAGGTGCAAGAGAAACATCAGCAggcaaatacagaaatagaCTCTGAGAGCAGCTCCTCTGAGACAGAGACAGACGCTCAAAGTTGCTCCAAAGCCTAG
- the CALCOCO2 gene encoding calcium-binding and coiled-coil domain-containing protein 2 — protein MMDETSDEPPTSAVLLDNCHFSQVIFNNVEKFYVPGGDVICYYTLTHNIVPRGKDWVGIFRVGWKTTREYYTFMWAPLPSDVHGDTAVQQQIQFKAYYLPKDDEYYQFCYIDQDGMVRGASVPFQFRAESEDDILVVTTQGEVEEIELQNKNLLKENEELQATCASLQKQNTELQEELKKTQKLQNGLESLRRSKEELELELNSLKKENKHLKELDECREAELHQFKEQIQNVTSEKVNLETRLKTALDHMDQLQSQVLNYEKDMDNLVRMDHDKTEQLESLKEENRQLCMTVTQQKEQKKELEHRLENLKGTEANLSLRLQSEQQQNRDLMKELEEQRHLFQMLQAKKNESDEEKQKLREENDTLLRHLSQTRDVSSFSAASQAQAPVPTPEAGCLVFGNPYYAAEANLESKVARTDSIRKCPMCNDIFPEDIEASDYEAHVQSHLLECPLCNETFEKSNQQVFDDHIFCHGLE, from the exons ATGATGGATGAGACTTCGGACGAACCTCCCACTTCTGCTGTCCTCTTAGACAACTGCCACTTCTCCCAGGTCATCTTTAACAATGTGGAGAAGTTTTATGTTCCTGGAGGAGATGTAATCTGTTATTATACTCTCACACACAACATAGTTCCTCGTGGGAAGGACTGGGTGGGCATTTTCCGG GTGGGATGGAAAACAACCCGGGAATATTACACATTCATGTGGGCTCCTCTGCCCAGTGATGTCCATGGTGATACCGCTGTGCAGCAACAAATCCAGTTCAAAG CTTACTACCTACCGAAGGATGATGAATACTACCAGTTCTGCTACATCGACCAGGATGGTATGGTCCGTGGAGCCAGTGTTCCTTTCCAGTTCAGAGCAGAGAGTGAGGATGATATCCTGGTGGTAACCACACAG GGAGAAGTGGAAGAGATTgaactacaaaacaaaaatttgcttaaagaaaatgaggagCTGCAAGCAACCTGCGCAAGtctccaaaaacaaaacacagaactgcaAGAAGAGCTCAAGAAGACACAG AAGCTGCAGAATGGTTTAGAGTCTCTTAGGAGAAGCAAAGAAGAACTGGAGCTGGAGTTGAATTccctgaaaaaggaaaataaacatctaaAAGAGCTAGATGAGTGCAGAGAGGCAGAACTGCACCA ATTCAAAGAGCAAATTCAGAATGTGACCTCTGAAAAGGTAAACTTGGAAACCAGATTGAAAACAGCCCTGGATCACATGGACCAGCTGCAG TCTCAGGTGTTGAATTATGAGAAAGACATGGATAACCTGGTTCGTATGGACCATGACAAGACTGAGCAGCTTGAAAGTTTAAAGGAAGAGAATCGTCAGTTATGCATGACTGTAACTCAACAG aaagagcaaaagaaggAGCTCGAACATCGCTTGGAGAACTTGAAAGGGACAGAGGCCAACTTGTCACTTCGTCTGCAGAGTGAGCAG CAACAAAACAGGGACTTAATGAAAGAACTTGAAGAGCAGAGGCATTTGTTTCAGATGTTGCAAGCAAAAAAGAATGAATCTGATGAGGAAAAACAG AAACTGAGGGAAGAGAATGATACCCTTCTGAGGCATCTCTCTCAGACTAgagatgtttcttctttctctgctgcttcacaAGCTCAGGCCCCAGTTCCAACTCCTGAAGCAGGATGCCTTGTGTTTGGTAATCCATATTATG ctgcagaagcaAACCTGGAGTCAAAAGTTGCCAGAACA GATTCTATAAGGAAATGTCCCATGTGTAATGACATATTTCCTGAAGATATTGAAGCAAGTGACTATGAGGCCCATGTGCAGAGCCATCTTCTGGAGTGCCCACTCTGCAATGAGACCTTTGAAAAGTCCAATCAGCAGGTGTTTGATGACCATATTTTTTGCCATGGCCTGGAATAA